The following are from one region of the Paenibacillus protaetiae genome:
- a CDS encoding sensor histidine kinase, protein MGRFGQMNTLRNQIFIGFMFVMLIVLGAVGFFSYGQISVLLRNNTEKHIQQTAFQATGKLDVLLQQADTFTTRVATNAKVQHLMAKEATGGTISFDERQSLQEEVRKELAYMSGVKSIELFLSNYQMLFPLSDVSLDHRVTASYIREADEADGKLVWFGMNPSFPDSVIAIRRIRLMDYSFADAGYVMVQIDKNYFELTADASVKANAASSEMMGLFDGANQTITSDFSKEVDVEKMLQQGDETVKLDGERYTAIEKTSEVTGWKIIILTPVKYASEGITVLRTGLIVSLLVGGLLFILLTFILSTMITRPILSLIKAMRNAKLGTIKPIPVTSSTMEINELNNTYNQMVDSLNELIDVVYEKELAQSRTELKALQAQINPHFLFNTLEAFYWALEDKGEEELGQVVIAMSGLFRYVISRADEEEWVTVGDEFEHAERYLTIMDMRMVDRLAWEIHSEEGCRSVPIPKLLIQPIVENAILHGVEQQIGKGTVTIWAEPSAVPGYTRISISDNGPGMSSEKIRALYEAMDSGQANPESKGTGVAIRNIQKRLKLYYGDETGGLDIQSEEGKGTTIAFEIPNEHGRGMLYEDDSDRG, encoded by the coding sequence ATGGGCCGCTTTGGGCAAATGAATACGCTGAGGAATCAAATATTTATCGGATTTATGTTTGTGATGCTGATCGTGCTTGGAGCGGTTGGTTTTTTCTCCTATGGGCAAATATCGGTTTTACTGCGCAATAATACGGAAAAACATATTCAGCAGACCGCTTTCCAGGCTACGGGCAAGCTGGACGTGCTGCTGCAGCAGGCTGATACATTTACAACGAGGGTTGCAACCAATGCCAAGGTGCAGCATTTGATGGCAAAGGAAGCGACAGGGGGAACCATCAGCTTTGATGAACGGCAGTCGCTGCAGGAGGAAGTGCGCAAGGAGCTTGCGTATATGTCGGGGGTCAAATCAATTGAGCTGTTTTTGTCCAATTACCAGATGCTGTTTCCGCTGTCGGATGTCAGCCTTGACCACCGGGTGACGGCTTCGTATATTCGGGAAGCGGACGAAGCCGACGGCAAGCTGGTCTGGTTTGGCATGAACCCTTCTTTTCCAGACTCCGTTATTGCGATCCGGCGTATCCGGCTGATGGACTACTCTTTTGCCGATGCAGGGTATGTAATGGTTCAAATTGATAAAAACTATTTCGAGCTTACTGCGGATGCGAGCGTTAAGGCCAATGCAGCGTCCAGCGAAATGATGGGGCTGTTTGACGGCGCGAACCAGACGATTACTTCCGACTTTTCCAAAGAAGTGGACGTCGAGAAGATGCTGCAGCAGGGCGATGAAACGGTCAAGCTGGATGGCGAACGGTATACGGCTATCGAAAAAACGTCGGAAGTGACAGGCTGGAAAATTATTATTTTAACGCCTGTTAAATATGCCAGCGAAGGAATTACCGTCTTGCGGACGGGGCTGATCGTATCGTTATTGGTCGGCGGCCTACTGTTTATTTTATTAACGTTTATTTTATCGACGATGATTACCCGGCCGATCTTAAGTTTGATTAAGGCGATGCGCAATGCGAAGCTCGGGACGATTAAGCCGATTCCGGTCACGTCCTCGACAATGGAAATTAACGAGCTTAATAATACGTATAATCAAATGGTCGACTCATTAAATGAACTGATTGATGTCGTTTATGAAAAAGAGCTGGCGCAAAGCCGGACGGAATTAAAGGCGTTGCAGGCGCAAATTAATCCGCATTTTTTGTTTAATACGCTGGAAGCCTTCTATTGGGCTTTGGAAGATAAAGGGGAAGAAGAGCTGGGGCAGGTTGTCATTGCAATGTCAGGCCTGTTCCGTTACGTCATTTCGCGCGCAGATGAAGAAGAGTGGGTTACCGTTGGCGATGAATTCGAGCATGCAGAGCGGTATTTGACCATTATGGATATGCGCATGGTGGACCGGCTGGCGTGGGAGATTCATTCCGAGGAAGGCTGCCGCAGCGTGCCGATTCCGAAGCTGTTAATTCAGCCGATTGTTGAGAATGCCATTCTTCACGGTGTGGAGCAGCAAATCGGCAAAGGAACGGTGACAATATGGGCAGAGCCGTCCGCAGTGCCTGGATATACCCGGATTTCGATATCGGATAACGGCCCCGGCATGTCGAGCGAAAAAATCCGCGCATTATATGAAGCGATGGACAGCGGCCAAGCCAATCCGGAGTCCAAAGGGACAGGGGTTGCTATCCGCAATATCCAGAAACGGCTGAAGCTTTATTACGGCGATGAAACGGGCGGGCTGGACATTCAAAGCGAAGAAGGCAAAGGCACAACGATTGCTTTTGAAATACCTAATGAACATGGGAGGGGGATGCTATATGAAGACGATTCTGATCGTGGATGA
- a CDS encoding molybdopterin-dependent oxidoreductase codes for MLLKRLRKGYGKKLVKLHAWNAWIVAVLALTGLVLAGGFWRMALGEGRVWIKWLHVAVGLGSLIPVVYYLLLAGKHWKQLRGKRWQRFNVVVVLALLVGWLLSGVVLWQFRAFGPAWSNPALTVHDLLTWIGLPYIIYHSVTRVKWLKEQPQRRTVKAEPAAAADREAPYRDYAPGGPQPLYTRRGFIRGAIGAGLAITVGPSFLKWLGSSIGSGIGGGTTEEWIANDRNSLVPAPQPLPGSVPPSGGGAKGNFRIYTVTRIPAFSNDNWSFVLDGLVSNKQTWNWESFVAMQRKVQVSDFHCVTGWSVYNNTWEGIPLKELLKEAGVQNGAETVKFYSGDGVYTDTLTLEQAMMDDVMVAVMHDGKPIPSDMGGPVRLVVPQMYGYKSVKWLNRIELIAGTHTGYWEKRGYSNDAWVGKGNGFG; via the coding sequence ATGCTGCTGAAGCGATTACGCAAGGGCTATGGCAAAAAGCTCGTTAAACTGCACGCCTGGAACGCCTGGATTGTCGCCGTACTAGCGCTGACAGGCCTTGTGCTGGCCGGCGGCTTTTGGAGAATGGCGCTTGGCGAAGGACGCGTATGGATCAAGTGGCTCCATGTTGCGGTCGGGCTGGGCTCTCTCATTCCGGTCGTCTATTACTTGCTGCTCGCCGGCAAGCATTGGAAGCAGCTGCGCGGCAAACGATGGCAGCGCTTTAATGTGGTTGTTGTGCTGGCTCTGCTGGTCGGCTGGCTGCTGTCGGGCGTTGTGCTGTGGCAGTTCCGCGCCTTTGGCCCGGCCTGGTCGAATCCGGCGTTAACCGTCCACGACCTGCTGACATGGATCGGCTTGCCCTATATCATTTACCATTCTGTTACAAGGGTAAAATGGCTGAAGGAGCAGCCGCAGCGGCGGACGGTCAAAGCCGAGCCTGCTGCTGCAGCAGACAGGGAGGCGCCTTACCGGGATTATGCCCCGGGCGGTCCGCAGCCGCTCTATACGCGCCGGGGGTTTATCCGCGGGGCAATCGGCGCCGGACTTGCGATAACTGTCGGCCCCTCCTTCCTGAAGTGGCTGGGCAGCTCGATCGGCAGCGGCATTGGCGGAGGAACGACCGAGGAGTGGATCGCGAACGATAGAAACAGCCTTGTCCCTGCGCCACAGCCGCTGCCGGGATCGGTTCCGCCAAGCGGCGGCGGAGCAAAGGGCAATTTCCGGATTTATACGGTGACGCGTATTCCGGCTTTTTCGAACGACAACTGGTCGTTTGTGCTGGACGGATTAGTCAGCAACAAGCAGACGTGGAACTGGGAATCGTTCGTGGCGATGCAGCGGAAGGTGCAGGTCAGCGACTTTCATTGTGTAACCGGCTGGTCGGTATATAATAATACATGGGAAGGCATACCGCTTAAGGAGCTTCTGAAGGAAGCGGGCGTACAAAACGGTGCCGAGACGGTCAAATTTTATTCCGGCGATGGCGTATATACCGATACGTTAACGCTGGAGCAGGCGATGATGGATGATGTCATGGTGGCGGTTATGCATGACGGCAAGCCGATTCCGAGCGATATGGGCGGCCCCGTCCGGCTAGTCGTGCCGCAAATGTACGGCTACAAATCGGTGAAATGGTTGAACCGGATCGAGCTGATTGCAGGAACGCATACCGGTTATTGGGAGAAAAGAGGTTACTCCAATGATGCTTGGGTAGGAAAAGGAAACGGATTTGGGTAA
- the map gene encoding type I methionyl aminopeptidase, with protein sequence MIVPLKTAEDLKSIRKAGRIIADCHKEIARRITPGVTTLEIDRFVERFMMERGAYPAQKGYKGYPYATCAAVNDVVCHGFPDSIPLMNGDIVTIDMVADVGGWKADSAWTYAIGTQTADTSRLLRIAKLALRRGIAEAVPGKRIGDIGFAIQNCAQQAGYRVVDLFTGHGIGRFIHEPPEILHRGSPGYGERLEAGMVITIEPIITEGRPAVQIERDGWTARTVDGSRSAQFEHTIAITEKGPVILTRS encoded by the coding sequence ATGATCGTACCTTTAAAAACAGCCGAGGATCTGAAAAGCATTCGCAAAGCGGGGCGTATTATTGCCGATTGCCACAAGGAGATTGCCCGCCGGATAACGCCGGGCGTCACCACGCTGGAGATCGACCGGTTTGTGGAGCGGTTCATGATGGAGCGGGGCGCTTATCCGGCCCAGAAGGGCTATAAAGGTTACCCTTATGCAACCTGCGCAGCCGTTAATGATGTGGTCTGCCACGGTTTTCCCGATTCGATTCCGCTCATGAACGGCGATATCGTAACGATTGATATGGTGGCCGATGTTGGCGGCTGGAAAGCCGATTCCGCGTGGACGTATGCGATTGGCACGCAAACGGCAGATACATCCAGGCTTCTGAGGATTGCCAAGCTGGCTTTAAGGCGCGGAATTGCAGAGGCGGTACCGGGCAAACGGATCGGCGATATCGGCTTTGCCATTCAAAACTGCGCCCAGCAGGCCGGCTACCGGGTTGTTGATTTGTTTACCGGACACGGCATCGGCCGCTTTATTCATGAGCCTCCCGAAATATTGCACCGGGGCAGCCCGGGTTACGGAGAACGGCTGGAGGCGGGAATGGTCATTACCATTGAACCGATTATTACGGAAGGACGGCCCGCCGTTCAGATCGAAAGGGACGGATGGACAGCCCGGACGGTTGATGGAAGCCGTTCCGCCCAATTTGAACATACGATCGCCATTACCGAGAAGGGGCCGGTCATCTTGACGCGTTCTTAA
- a CDS encoding long-chain-fatty-acid--CoA ligase, producing the protein MEPHPHQSPEEERGRRLSFAWLRHYPAETPASIDYPDEGLPYLLTQSASAYPEHEAVHFMGRSISYRELLGLAVRMANGLRSLGVSKGDRVAIMLPNCPQAVVSYFGALMAGAVVVQTNPLYMERELEYQLSDSGASVMITLDLLYGRLASVRSAQPDSGPLPQLKHVIVTSLKDGLPFPKSLLYPLKQRREGFKADIPYGRHGVLAYAKWLRRQQGDAAPDIAIKPAEDLAVLQYTGGTTGTPKGVMLTHRNLVANTLQTSSWFYKAEKGREKYLAALPLFHVFGLTVLMNMSVYTGGSLIMLPRFEADAVIRTIERQRPTIFPGAPTMYIALLHHQAASSADMSSVKACISGSASLPLEVQEQFEKLTGGRLIEGYGLTEASPVTHCNPVWGKRKNGTIGIPFPDTAAKIVSLETGEELPAGEIGELVIQGPQVMKGYWMRPAETEKVLQAGWLRTGDLAKADEDGYFTIVDRMKDVIIAGGFNIYPREVEEVLYEHPAVREASVIGVKDDYRGETVKAFIVLKEGWQVSRIQLDKWCRERLAAYKVPHLYEFRETLPKSMVGKVLRRVLIEEQLEKSENHN; encoded by the coding sequence ATGGAACCGCATCCGCATCAGTCACCGGAAGAAGAGAGAGGGCGGCGGCTGTCTTTCGCCTGGCTGCGCCATTATCCGGCGGAAACGCCGGCGTCGATTGACTATCCCGATGAAGGCCTTCCTTACTTGTTAACGCAGTCCGCCTCCGCTTATCCCGAGCATGAAGCGGTTCATTTTATGGGCCGTTCGATTTCATACCGCGAGCTGCTCGGACTGGCGGTCCGGATGGCCAACGGCCTGCGGTCGCTTGGCGTATCCAAGGGCGACCGTGTGGCCATTATGCTGCCGAACTGCCCGCAGGCGGTTGTTTCATATTTCGGCGCGCTGATGGCTGGTGCCGTTGTGGTACAGACCAATCCGCTTTATATGGAGAGAGAGCTGGAATACCAGCTCTCCGACAGCGGCGCGTCGGTTATGATTACGCTGGATTTGCTGTACGGGCGCTTGGCATCGGTACGCAGCGCGCAGCCGGACAGCGGGCCGCTGCCGCAGCTGAAGCATGTGATCGTTACTTCGCTGAAAGATGGTCTGCCGTTTCCAAAAAGCTTGCTGTATCCGCTCAAACAGCGCCGGGAAGGCTTTAAGGCGGACATTCCATACGGGCGGCATGGCGTTCTGGCTTACGCCAAATGGCTTCGCAGGCAGCAAGGCGATGCGGCTCCGGATATTGCGATTAAGCCGGCGGAAGATTTGGCGGTGCTGCAATATACAGGCGGCACGACCGGCACGCCAAAAGGCGTCATGCTCACCCACCGCAATCTGGTGGCCAACACGCTGCAGACGTCGTCTTGGTTTTACAAGGCGGAAAAAGGACGGGAAAAATATTTGGCGGCATTGCCGCTGTTTCATGTGTTCGGGCTGACGGTATTGATGAATATGTCCGTCTATACGGGCGGTTCGCTTATTATGCTGCCGCGGTTTGAAGCGGATGCGGTGATCCGCACCATTGAACGGCAGCGTCCGACGATTTTTCCGGGAGCGCCAACCATGTATATTGCGCTTCTCCATCACCAGGCCGCGTCAAGCGCCGACATGTCTTCGGTCAAAGCGTGCATCAGCGGCTCCGCGTCGCTGCCGCTGGAGGTGCAGGAGCAGTTCGAGAAGCTGACGGGCGGCAGGCTGATTGAAGGCTACGGCCTGACCGAAGCTTCGCCCGTTACCCACTGCAATCCGGTGTGGGGCAAACGGAAAAACGGCACGATCGGCATTCCGTTCCCCGATACCGCCGCCAAAATCGTTAGCCTTGAAACCGGTGAAGAGCTGCCTGCCGGCGAAATCGGCGAATTGGTTATACAAGGGCCGCAGGTGATGAAAGGGTATTGGATGCGCCCGGCCGAGACGGAGAAGGTGCTGCAGGCCGGCTGGCTGCGCACCGGCGATTTGGCCAAGGCGGATGAAGACGGTTATTTTACGATTGTGGACCGGATGAAGGATGTCATTATCGCCGGCGGCTTTAACATTTATCCGCGCGAGGTAGAGGAAGTGCTGTATGAGCACCCGGCTGTCCGGGAAGCTTCCGTCATCGGCGTGAAGGACGATTACCGGGGCGAAACGGTCAAAGCGTTTATCGTGTTAAAGGAAGGGTGGCAAGTATCCCGCATCCAGCTTGACAAATGGTGCAGGGAGAGGCTGGCCGCTTATAAAGTGCCGCATTTGTATGAATTTCGGGAAACGCTTCCGAAATCAATGGTAGGCAAGGTGCTCCGGCGGGTATTGATCGAAGAACAGCTGGAAAAAAGTGAAAATCATAATTAA
- a CDS encoding acyl-CoA dehydrogenase family protein: MSRKERFGGWFVVEDSLPEDLFTPEDFTSEQRLIAQAAADFLEGEIVPHDEQLEALDYKLTVELLRKSGELGLLGGDVPEAYGGLGLDKGSTTLLSETMSKASSFALSMGAHTGIGTLPIVFFGTPEQKRTYLPDLAAGTRIAAYCLTEPASGSDALGARTTAKLSADGKHYVLNGSKLYITNGGFADLFIVYAKVDGSQFTAFIVEKGTPGFTVGPEEKKMGIKGSSTCPLYFEDAPVPVANVLGEIGKGHRIAFNILNIGRFKLGAGCLGAAKETIAIAAAFANTREQFGQKISSFPLIGAKLADMNLRTYAMESMVYRTAGLMDRLLAAEHIGEETPDAGVKAASAIGEYALECSIVKVFASETLDFVADEGVQIHGGAGYIREYKVERIYRDARINRIFEGTNEINRLLIPGTLLKKAMKGELPLLEKAGALQAELLQPMPLPEFQQPLELEAYRINQAKKIFLAIGGLAVQKLGTRLEQEQEVLCALSDTMIQIYAMESALLRSLKLRARAGTGAAASELAQLMTEVLVQEGMERIESLAKLTAAALEQGDGLQMQLSVLKKLVRAPYIDTVARKRAIAARVIGSERYIV, translated from the coding sequence ATGAGTCGGAAAGAACGGTTTGGCGGCTGGTTTGTCGTGGAGGACAGCCTGCCGGAAGATTTGTTTACGCCGGAAGATTTTACGTCCGAGCAGCGGCTGATCGCCCAGGCGGCGGCTGATTTTTTGGAAGGGGAAATAGTGCCGCATGACGAGCAGCTGGAGGCGCTGGATTACAAGCTGACGGTGGAGCTGCTGCGCAAATCCGGGGAGCTGGGGCTGCTGGGCGGCGACGTTCCGGAAGCATACGGCGGCCTCGGGCTGGACAAAGGAAGCACGACGCTGCTGTCGGAGACGATGTCGAAGGCATCTTCGTTTGCGCTGTCGATGGGGGCGCATACCGGCATCGGCACGCTGCCGATCGTTTTTTTCGGCACGCCGGAGCAGAAACGCACCTATTTGCCCGATCTGGCGGCGGGTACGAGAATTGCGGCATATTGCCTGACCGAGCCGGCTTCCGGATCCGATGCGCTTGGCGCGAGGACGACGGCGAAGCTGTCGGCGGACGGCAAGCATTACGTGCTGAACGGCTCCAAGCTGTACATCACAAACGGCGGCTTTGCCGACTTGTTTATCGTATACGCCAAGGTGGACGGCAGCCAGTTTACCGCGTTTATTGTGGAAAAAGGGACGCCTGGCTTTACGGTCGGGCCGGAGGAGAAAAAGATGGGCATTAAAGGCTCATCGACCTGCCCGTTATATTTTGAGGATGCGCCGGTTCCGGTCGCCAACGTGCTTGGCGAAATCGGCAAAGGGCACCGGATCGCCTTTAATATTTTGAATATCGGGCGCTTTAAGCTTGGAGCAGGTTGTCTTGGCGCAGCGAAGGAAACGATTGCGATTGCTGCCGCTTTCGCCAATACCCGGGAGCAGTTTGGCCAGAAAATATCGTCGTTCCCGTTAATCGGCGCCAAGCTGGCGGATATGAACTTGCGGACGTACGCGATGGAAAGCATGGTGTACCGGACGGCGGGGCTGATGGACCGGCTGCTGGCAGCCGAGCATATCGGCGAGGAAACGCCGGATGCGGGCGTCAAAGCGGCCAGCGCCATCGGCGAATATGCGCTGGAATGCTCGATTGTAAAGGTGTTTGCGTCGGAGACGCTTGATTTTGTCGCGGACGAAGGGGTGCAGATTCATGGCGGCGCAGGTTATATCCGCGAGTACAAGGTGGAGCGCATTTACCGCGATGCCCGCATCAACCGGATTTTCGAAGGGACGAATGAAATTAACCGGCTGCTTATTCCGGGCACGCTGCTTAAAAAGGCGATGAAAGGCGAGCTGCCGCTGCTGGAGAAAGCCGGGGCGCTGCAGGCGGAGCTGCTGCAGCCGATGCCGCTTCCCGAGTTTCAGCAGCCGCTGGAGCTGGAGGCTTACCGGATTAACCAGGCGAAAAAGATTTTCCTCGCTATCGGCGGTCTGGCCGTCCAGAAGCTGGGCACGCGGCTGGAGCAGGAGCAGGAGGTGCTGTGCGCGTTATCGGATACGATGATCCAGATTTACGCGATGGAAAGCGCCTTGCTGCGCAGCTTGAAGCTGCGCGCACGCGCAGGAACAGGGGCAGCGGCATCGGAGCTGGCGCAGCTGATGACGGAGGTGCTCGTGCAGGAAGGGATGGAGCGGATCGAATCGCTTGCCAAGCTGACCGCCGCTGCGCTGGAGCAGGGCGACGGGCTGCAAATGCAGCTGTCGGTGCTGAAGAAGCTGGTCCGTGCTCCTTATATCGATACGGTAGCCCGCAAACGGGCGATTGCCGCCCGCGTGATCGGCAGCGAGCGTTACATCGTGTAG
- a CDS encoding acetyl-CoA C-acyltransferase codes for MSYLRFGEHDRDAVIVSAARTAVGKAKKGSFAETRAEDLGRAVLHAVLDRAPGLAPEQVEDVIIGCAMPEGEQGLNIARVISLYAGLPVTTPAVTVNRFCASGLQAIAYAADRIRLGDADAIIAGGVESMSHVPMSGFRPSPHPGIVDSMPEVYMGMGHTAEEVARRYGVTREQQDAFAAESHRKAAEAIAAGRFADEIVPLQVERSGTDEAGRPWRKLSWFGMDEGVRPDTTPEVLAALKPSFAREGTVTAGNTSQMSDGAAAVTVMSRKRAKELGLKPLAVFRGFATAGVEPEIMGVGPIRAIPKVLKQAGIAMVDVDLFELNEAFAAQCIPVIEELGIDPAKVNVNGGAIALGHPLGCTGAKLSVSLIHELGRRGGGIGIVTMCIGGGMGAAGVYEVYGQ; via the coding sequence ATGTCTTATTTGCGTTTTGGCGAGCATGATCGCGACGCCGTCATAGTGTCCGCCGCCCGAACGGCGGTAGGGAAAGCGAAAAAAGGAAGCTTTGCCGAGACGCGGGCGGAGGATCTGGGACGCGCCGTTCTGCACGCGGTGCTGGACCGGGCGCCGGGCCTTGCGCCGGAGCAGGTCGAGGATGTCATTATAGGCTGCGCGATGCCGGAAGGCGAGCAGGGCCTGAACATTGCCCGCGTCATCTCGCTGTATGCGGGTTTGCCGGTGACAACGCCTGCCGTTACCGTCAACCGCTTTTGCGCCTCCGGGCTGCAGGCCATCGCTTATGCCGCCGACCGGATCCGGCTTGGCGATGCCGATGCCATTATTGCCGGAGGCGTTGAAAGCATGAGCCATGTGCCGATGAGCGGCTTCCGGCCGTCTCCGCATCCGGGCATCGTGGATTCGATGCCCGAGGTGTATATGGGCATGGGACACACCGCCGAGGAGGTGGCCCGGAGGTATGGCGTTACCCGCGAGCAGCAGGATGCGTTTGCGGCGGAAAGCCATCGCAAGGCCGCCGAAGCGATAGCGGCCGGCCGGTTCGCGGATGAGATCGTTCCGCTTCAAGTGGAACGGTCCGGTACGGACGAAGCGGGGCGACCATGGCGCAAGCTGAGCTGGTTTGGCATGGACGAAGGCGTGCGGCCGGATACAACGCCGGAGGTGCTTGCGGCGCTGAAGCCTTCTTTTGCCAGGGAAGGAACGGTAACGGCGGGCAATACGTCGCAGATGAGCGACGGAGCGGCAGCGGTCACGGTTATGAGCCGCAAGCGCGCGAAGGAGCTGGGGCTGAAGCCGCTGGCGGTATTCCGCGGATTTGCAACGGCCGGCGTCGAGCCGGAAATTATGGGCGTCGGGCCGATCCGGGCGATCCCGAAGGTGCTGAAGCAAGCGGGCATTGCGATGGTGGATGTCGATTTGTTTGAGCTGAACGAAGCGTTTGCCGCGCAATGTATCCCTGTTATTGAAGAGCTTGGCATTGACCCGGCCAAGGTGAATGTGAACGGCGGGGCGATTGCGCTGGGGCATCCGTTAGGCTGCACCGGCGCAAAGCTGTCCGTCTCGCTTATTCATGAGCTGGGACGGCGGGGCGGCGGAATCGGCATCGTCACCATGTGCATCGGCGGAGGCATGGGAGCGGCCGGCGTATACGAGGTGTACGGACAATAA
- a CDS encoding (Fe-S)-binding protein, protein MLPGLTGLELWAAAAGAASGGGAAAAVRWILAIAAVGAGAGFFAAAVLRRAGYIRLGQPSDWSLKRPARRHERRRDHSLPAQMLGHRKLLRDIRSGLMHLVFFYGFIVLQFGALDLIWKHVAGSRIAYPYYNGFVWSQELVASLVFVAVLYAAYRRYGERLERLKRGWKPSLVVWFLSALMVTVLLTMAFERLAGAEVPVTQRYAPVSAPLAKGLEAIGFGAHSSAASAGYEISWWLHLLVLLSFLVYVPQSKHFHLLTAPVNLWFRRSEPYGKLAPLDLEDEDAETFGVGKVEQFTQKQLLDLYACVECGRCTNVCPASGTGKLLSPMHLIVKLRDHLQEKGAAVTSRSPWLPASLWNRSEPAGAHMMAGASAGWAASAEGSSSRGAAGAATSIAWTMAEQADRWAVHSDAQAAELELIGQIITEEELWACTSCRNCEDQCPVGNEHVDKIIDMRRYLVLTEGRMPSEGQRALQNIERQGNPWGLPRSERSGWIEDCEQRTGIRVPLMQDLKRQGTLPEVLLWAGTMGAYDARSRKVLYDVVRLLHRAGIVFGTLGSEERNSGDTPRRIGNELLFQELARDNIRAIHKYGVKRIVTICPHTYNVFKKEYPDFGLPESVQVEHHTELLARLLEEGKLKPRYPLRERVTYHDSCYLGRYNGVYDAPRAILQAIPGLKLAEMARSRSNGMCCGAGGGMMWMEEKSGTRINYARTAQALDVKPTVVSSACPYCLTMMEDGLKTLDEQGTASARDVAELLAASIFGEFGRKAGA, encoded by the coding sequence ATGCTGCCTGGGTTAACGGGACTTGAGCTGTGGGCGGCGGCAGCGGGCGCTGCCAGCGGAGGCGGGGCAGCTGCCGCCGTCAGATGGATACTCGCTATTGCGGCTGTTGGCGCCGGGGCGGGTTTCTTTGCGGCCGCTGTGCTGCGGAGGGCCGGATACATCCGGCTGGGGCAGCCTTCCGACTGGTCGCTGAAGCGCCCGGCGCGAAGGCATGAACGGCGGCGTGATCACAGCCTGCCGGCGCAAATGCTGGGGCACCGGAAGCTGCTGCGCGATATTCGGAGCGGGCTTATGCACCTCGTCTTTTTTTACGGCTTTATTGTTCTTCAGTTCGGTGCGCTTGATCTGATCTGGAAGCATGTTGCGGGAAGCCGTATCGCTTACCCTTATTACAATGGATTTGTCTGGTCGCAGGAACTTGTGGCCTCTTTGGTATTCGTTGCGGTGCTGTACGCGGCCTACCGGCGTTACGGCGAAAGGCTGGAACGGCTGAAGAGAGGGTGGAAGCCTTCGCTTGTCGTCTGGTTTCTATCGGCGCTTATGGTTACGGTGCTGCTTACGATGGCGTTCGAGCGGCTGGCCGGCGCGGAGGTGCCGGTTACGCAGCGGTATGCCCCTGTATCCGCTCCGCTGGCGAAAGGGCTGGAGGCGATCGGGTTCGGCGCGCACAGCTCCGCAGCTTCGGCCGGCTATGAAATCAGCTGGTGGCTGCATTTGCTGGTGCTGTTGTCCTTCCTGGTTTATGTGCCGCAATCGAAGCATTTTCACCTGCTTACGGCGCCGGTCAATTTGTGGTTCCGCCGGAGCGAGCCGTACGGCAAGCTGGCGCCGCTGGATTTGGAGGATGAGGATGCCGAGACGTTTGGGGTCGGAAAGGTGGAGCAGTTTACGCAAAAACAGCTGCTTGATCTATATGCCTGCGTCGAGTGCGGGCGCTGCACGAACGTCTGCCCGGCATCGGGGACCGGCAAGCTGCTGTCCCCGATGCACCTGATCGTCAAGCTGCGCGATCATTTGCAGGAGAAAGGCGCTGCCGTCACATCCCGTTCGCCGTGGCTGCCGGCTTCTCTATGGAACCGCAGCGAGCCTGCCGGCGCCCATATGATGGCGGGCGCGAGCGCCGGCTGGGCGGCTTCGGCGGAAGGCAGCTCCAGCCGTGGCGCTGCCGGTGCGGCAACGTCCATTGCATGGACGATGGCCGAACAGGCGGACAGATGGGCCGTACATTCCGATGCGCAGGCAGCCGAGCTGGAGCTGATCGGGCAGATCATTACGGAAGAAGAGCTTTGGGCATGCACATCGTGCCGCAATTGCGAAGACCAGTGCCCGGTCGGCAACGAGCATGTCGACAAAATTATCGACATGCGGCGTTATTTGGTGCTGACGGAAGGGCGGATGCCTTCCGAAGGGCAGCGCGCCTTGCAAAATATCGAAAGGCAGGGCAACCCGTGGGGCTTGCCCCGCAGCGAAAGATCCGGCTGGATCGAAGACTGCGAGCAGCGTACCGGCATTCGGGTGCCGCTCATGCAGGACTTGAAAAGGCAGGGAACGCTTCCCGAAGTGCTGCTATGGGCCGGAACGATGGGCGCTTACGATGCGAGAAGCCGGAAGGTGCTGTACGATGTGGTGCGGCTGCTTCACCGGGCGGGCATCGTGTTCGGCACGCTTGGCAGCGAAGAGCGGAACTCGGGAGATACCCCGCGCAGAATCGGCAATGAGCTGCTGTTCCAGGAGCTGGCCCGCGACAATATCCGCGCCATTCACAAGTACGGCGTCAAGCGGATAGTGACGATCTGTCCGCATACGTACAACGTGTTCAAAAAGGAGTATCCGGACTTTGGGCTGCCCGAATCGGTCCAGGTGGAGCATCACACAGAGCTGCTAGCCCGCCTGCTGGAGGAAGGGAAGCTGAAGCCGCGATACCCGCTGCGCGAGCGCGTCACCTATCACGACTCCTGCTACTTGGGCCGCTATAACGGCGTATACGATGCGCCAAGAGCTATTTTGCAGGCGATACCGGGCCTTAAGCTGGCGGAGATGGCGCGCAGCCGTTCAAACGGCATGTGCTGCGGCGCAGGCGGCGGCATGATGTGGATGGAGGAAAAAAGCGGTACCCGCATCAATTACGCCCGGACGGCGCAAGCGCTGGATGTAAAACCGACGGTGGTCAGCTCGGCTTGCCCGTATTGCCTGACGATGATGGAGGACGGGTTAAAGACGCTGGATGAGCAAGGCACAGCAAGCGCCCGCGATGTCGCGGAGCTGCTTGCGGCAAGCATATTCGGCGAATTCGGCCGCAAGGCAGGCGCATAA